A genomic region of Mus musculus strain C57BL/6J chromosome 7, GRCm38.p6 C57BL/6J contains the following coding sequences:
- the Olfr492 gene encoding olfactory receptor 492, giving the protein MAFLEDGNHTAVTEFILLGLTDDPVLRVILFTIILCIYLVTVSGNLSTILLIRVSSQLHHPMYFFLSHVGSVDIGYSSSVTPNMLVNFLVEKHTIAYLGCGIQLSSAAFFGTAECFLLATMAYDRFVAICNPLLYSTKMSTQTCIQLVVGSYTGGILNASFAIISFFSFLFCGPNRINHFYCDFAPLVELSCSDINVSVVITTIFSASVTIITVFVIAISYTYILITILKMRSTEGRHKAFSTCTSYLTAVTLFYGTVTFIYVVPKSNYSTDQNKVASVFYIVVIPMLNPLIYSLRNNDIKGALKRQLGKKTFS; this is encoded by the coding sequence ATGGCTTTCCTGGAGGATGGGAACCACACTGCAGTGACAGAGTTCATTTTATTGGGATTAACAGATGACCCAGTCCTCAGAGTCATCCTCTTCACCATCATCCTGTGCATCTACCTGGTGACTGTGTCTGGGAACCTCAGCACAATCCTTCTCATCAGAGTATCGTCCCAGCTCCATCACCCTATGTACTTTTTTCTTAGCCACGTGGGCTCTGTTGACATTGGCTACTCATCTTCTGTCACACCCAATATGCTTGTCAACTTTCTGGTGGAGAAACACACCATTGCCTACCTTGGATGTGGCAtccagctcagctcagctgctTTCTTTGGGACAGCTGAGTGCTTCCTTCTGGCCACCATGGCTTATGATCGCTTTGTAGCAATCTGTAACCCACTGCTTTATTCCACAAAAATGTCCACACAAACCTGTATCCAGTTGGTTGTAGGATCTTATACAGGGGGGATTCTTAATGCTTCTTTtgccataatttcttttttttcttttctcttctgtggGCCAAATAGAATCAATCACTTTTACTGTGATTTTGCTCCTTTAGTGGAACTCTCTTGTTCTGATATCAATGTTTCTGTAGTCATTACCACAATTTTTTCTGCCTCAGTTACTATTATTACAGTGTTTGTCATAGCCATCTCCTATACCTACATCCTCATCACCATCCTGAAGATGCGCTCCACTGAGGGTCGACACAAGGCCTTCTCCACCTGTACCTCCTACCTCACTGCAGTCACTCTGTTCTATGGAACTGTCACATTCATTTATGTGGTTCCCAAGTCCAACTACTCCACTGACCAGAACAAGGTGGCATCTGTGTTTTACATAGTTGTGATCCCGATGTTGAACCCCCTCATCTACAGCCTCAGAAATAATGATATTAAGGGtgctctcaagagacagcttgGTAAGAAAACCTTttcttag
- the Olfr491 gene encoding olfactory receptor 491 → MEPGNHTAVTKFILLGLTDDPTLCVIFFVFFLGIYIVTLVGNISIINLVRSCPQLQTPMYMFLSHLAFVDIGYSTSVTPIMLIGFIVHETGLPVHACEAQLCSVVTFGTAECFLLAAMAYDRYVAICSPLLYSTHMSSQICLLLVGASYVGGCVNAWTFTGCLLSLSFCGPNKIDHFFCDFSPLLKLSCSDVSIIGIIPSISAGSIIVVTVFVISVSYIYILITILKMRSTEGRHKAFSTCTSHLTAVTLYYGTITFIYVMPKSSYSTKQNRVVSLFYTVVIPMLNPLIYSLRNRDVKEALRKATLRIYS, encoded by the coding sequence atggaacctggaaaccACACTGCAGTGACAAAGTTCATCCTTTTGGGGTTAACAGATGATCCTACACTCTGTGTCatcttctttgtgttttttcttgGAATATACATTGTCACCTTAGTAGGAAATATCAGCATAATAAATTTAGTAAGAAGCTGTCCTCAGCTCCAAACCCCCATGTACATGTTTCTTAGCCATCTGGCTTTTGTGGACATTGGCTATTCAACATCAGTTACACCTATAATGTTAATAGGATTCATTGTACATGAAACAGGCCTCCCTGTGCATGCCTGTGAAGCACAACTCTGTTCTGTTGTGACTTTTGGGACAGCTGAATGCTTCCTGCTGGCTGCCATGGCCTATGACAGATATGTTGCTATTTGCTCTCCCTTGCTCTACTCCACACATATGTCTTCCCAAATCTGTCTCCTCTTAGTTGGGGCATCCTATGTGGGTGGCTGTGTGAATGCATGGACATTTACTGGCTGTTTGTTAAGTCTGTCCTTTTGTGGACCAAATAAGATAGATCACTTCTTCTGTGATTTCTCCCCTTTGTTGAAACTTTCATGCTCAGATGTCTCCATTATTGGAATCATCCCCTCTATCTCTGCTGGCTCCATTATTGTAGTGACAGTGTTTGTCATATCTGTCTCCTACATCTACATCCTTATCACCATCCTGAAGATGCGCTCCACTGAGGGTCGCCACAAGGCCTTCTCCACCTgcacctcccacctcactgcaGTCACTCTCTACTATGGAACTATTACTTTCATTTATGTGATGCCCAAGTCCAGCTACTCAACTAAGCAGAACAGGGTGGTGTCTCTGTTCTACACAGTGGTGATCCCCATGTTGAATCCCCTCATCTATAGTTTGAGGAACAGAGATGTTAAGGAAGCGCTGAGGAAGGCAACTCTTAGAATATATTCATAG